A stretch of Microbulbifer sp. SAOS-129_SWC DNA encodes these proteins:
- the bioF gene encoding 8-amino-7-oxononanoate synthase: protein MTRPRSLSATLRARLDERRAQNLYRELKTLAAAPGPRAQLDGRELVAFSSNDYLGLATHPRVIAAQQVGAELGAGATASHLVNGHLQIHADLQQKIAAVTGREAALVFSSGYMANVGTICALVGRGDQILSDKLNHASLIDGARLCGATSLRFGHSDLGALQRRLERAAAGGNLLVAVDGVYSMDGDCAPLAEIAALCREYSAWLMVDEAHGFGVMGSATLPLAGSAAAAGLGQDEAPVLMGTLGKAAGNAGAFVAGSRALIDYLVQFARPYIYTTGMPPAVASGCLAALETMEQEAQLRAQLQRNIAFFRRRAAALALPLMDSTSAIQPLPLGDEHAVMAVAAELQRRGFLVGAIRPPTVPAGTARLRITLSAAHSETQIDQLLTALAAALPAAAGAGA from the coding sequence ATGACCCGGCCCCGCTCCCTGTCCGCGACACTGCGCGCGCGCCTCGACGAGCGCCGCGCGCAGAACCTGTACCGCGAACTCAAGACCCTGGCCGCCGCGCCGGGGCCGCGGGCGCAGCTGGATGGGCGCGAACTGGTGGCGTTCAGCAGTAACGATTACCTGGGCCTGGCCACCCATCCGCGGGTCATCGCCGCGCAACAGGTCGGTGCCGAACTCGGTGCCGGTGCCACCGCCTCCCACCTGGTCAACGGCCATTTGCAGATTCACGCCGACCTGCAGCAAAAGATTGCCGCGGTCACCGGCCGCGAGGCGGCGCTGGTGTTCTCCAGTGGTTATATGGCCAATGTCGGCACCATCTGCGCGCTGGTCGGCCGCGGTGACCAGATTCTCTCCGACAAACTCAATCACGCCTCGCTGATCGACGGCGCACGCCTGTGCGGCGCCACCAGCCTGCGTTTCGGCCACAGCGACCTGGGCGCGCTGCAGCGCCGGCTCGAGCGCGCCGCCGCCGGCGGCAACCTTCTCGTCGCGGTGGACGGTGTCTACAGCATGGATGGCGACTGCGCGCCGCTGGCCGAGATCGCCGCGCTGTGCCGCGAGTACAGCGCCTGGCTGATGGTGGACGAGGCACACGGTTTCGGTGTCATGGGCAGCGCCACGCTGCCGCTGGCCGGCAGCGCCGCCGCCGCCGGGCTCGGCCAGGACGAGGCGCCGGTACTGATGGGCACCCTGGGCAAGGCCGCCGGTAACGCCGGCGCCTTCGTGGCCGGTTCGCGCGCGTTGATCGATTATCTGGTGCAGTTCGCGCGCCCGTATATCTATACCACCGGCATGCCGCCGGCGGTCGCCAGCGGCTGCCTGGCCGCGCTGGAAACGATGGAGCAGGAAGCGCAATTGCGCGCGCAGCTGCAGCGCAATATCGCGTTTTTCCGCCGTCGCGCCGCGGCGCTGGCGCTGCCGTTGATGGACTCCACCAGCGCCATCCAGCCGCTGCCGCTCGGTGATGAACACGCGGTGATGGCAGTGGCGGCGGAACTGCAGCGGCGCGGTTTCCTGGTCGGCGCCATCCGCCCGCCAACCGTGCCCGCCGGCACCGCGCGGCTGCGCATTACCCTGTCCGCCGCGCACAGCGAGACACAGATCGACCAGTTGCTCACGGCGCTGGCGGCGGCACTGCCAGCCGCGGCGGGAGCAGGCGCGTGA
- the bioC gene encoding malonyl-ACP O-methyltransferase BioC, with translation MKGIEHLVLLHGWGGDARLWQPLVAALDGALPVTLLELPGFGDRAGEPWPGDDALLQSLYQQLPGNCLLLGHSLGGMLAARLAAQPGQDKIRALMTIAANGSFVQRGDWPGMEAQVFADFCQSMRAAPEATWEKFCGLQARGDRAMRSVLKQLKGWRPSAMGAAWGQALDCLGRFDNRETLPTISVPALHLFGDRDALVPAAAAQRLRAQGVAVEVLAGCGHAPQLSCPELVAEKIRDLAAAPRAGDAPFAKNAVAQSFGRAAASYDAAAHLQRAVCRQLLDGAEGNPAPQRILDLGSGTGYGSALLRRRFPQAQIIALDLAEGMLQYARAERPHADAYIAADAEQLPLADGSVDLVFSSMALQWCYRLPQLFAELRRVLADGGRCLVATLGPGTLAELKQSWAQVDDGIHVNRFLPQRDWQRAAAASGLCGDWQIETRVLHFEDVRRLMRELKSVGAHNVNRDAGRGLTGRAKLRRLAQAYESLRGEAGLPVSYEVIYLALAAVGGEDSGREETAEAARGRSC, from the coding sequence GTGAAGGGGATTGAACACCTGGTGTTGCTGCACGGCTGGGGCGGCGACGCGCGCCTGTGGCAACCGCTGGTCGCGGCGCTCGACGGCGCACTGCCGGTGACGCTGCTGGAACTGCCCGGCTTCGGCGACCGCGCCGGCGAGCCCTGGCCCGGTGACGACGCATTGCTGCAGTCGCTGTACCAGCAGCTGCCCGGCAACTGCCTGCTGCTCGGCCACTCCCTCGGCGGCATGCTCGCCGCGCGGCTGGCGGCACAGCCGGGGCAGGACAAGATCCGCGCCCTGATGACCATCGCTGCCAACGGCAGCTTCGTGCAGCGCGGTGACTGGCCGGGTATGGAGGCGCAGGTTTTTGCCGATTTCTGCCAGTCGATGCGCGCCGCTCCCGAGGCAACGTGGGAAAAATTCTGCGGCCTGCAGGCCCGCGGTGACCGCGCCATGCGCAGTGTGCTGAAACAGCTGAAGGGCTGGCGCCCGAGCGCCATGGGCGCGGCCTGGGGGCAGGCCCTCGACTGCCTCGGGCGTTTCGACAACCGCGAAACCTTACCGACTATTTCCGTGCCGGCGCTGCACCTGTTCGGCGACCGCGACGCGCTGGTGCCGGCGGCGGCCGCGCAGCGGCTGCGGGCGCAGGGGGTTGCTGTCGAAGTGCTGGCGGGTTGCGGCCACGCGCCGCAGCTGTCGTGCCCCGAGTTAGTCGCGGAGAAAATCCGCGACCTGGCCGCGGCCCCGCGCGCTGGCGACGCACCGTTTGCAAAAAACGCGGTGGCGCAATCGTTCGGCCGCGCCGCCGCCAGTTACGACGCCGCCGCGCACCTGCAGCGCGCGGTATGCCGGCAGCTGCTCGATGGTGCGGAGGGCAACCCGGCGCCGCAGCGTATTCTGGACCTGGGCAGCGGCACCGGCTATGGCAGCGCGCTGCTGCGCCGGCGCTTCCCGCAGGCGCAAATCATCGCGCTGGATCTGGCCGAGGGCATGCTGCAGTACGCCCGCGCCGAACGCCCGCACGCGGATGCCTATATCGCCGCTGACGCGGAACAGCTGCCGCTGGCCGACGGCAGTGTCGATCTGGTGTTCTCGAGCATGGCGCTGCAGTGGTGCTACCGCCTGCCGCAGTTGTTTGCGGAACTGCGCCGGGTGCTGGCCGACGGCGGTCGCTGCCTGGTGGCGACGCTGGGGCCGGGCACGCTGGCGGAACTGAAACAGAGCTGGGCGCAGGTGGACGACGGAATACACGTGAATCGCTTCCTGCCGCAACGGGACTGGCAGCGGGCTGCGGCGGCCAGTGGCCTGTGTGGCGACTGGCAGATCGAAACGCGGGTACTGCACTTCGAGGACGTGCGCCGCCTGATGCGCGAGCTGAAGAGCGTCGGTGCCCACAACGTCAACCGCGATGCCGGCCGTGGCCTGACCGGGCGCGCGAAGCTGCGCCGGCTGGCACAGGCGTATGAATCACTGCGCGGGGAAGCGGGGCTGCCGGTCAGCTATGAGGTGATCTATCTGGCGCTGGCGGCGGTAGGCGGGGAGGATTCAGGCAGGGAGGAGACGGCAGAAGCGGCCCGTGGCCGCTCCTGCTGA
- a CDS encoding L,D-transpeptidase family protein has product MRYLTLALLLLLPALSYATVKPVDMVVVYKSKGLMQLKRHGKVVRSYKVVFGDNPRGHKVRQGDERTPEGRYTLDWKNPHSRFYRSIHISYPNKADRAHAAKLGVNPGGDIMIHGIKPEWKGMEKYLSRMNWTDGCIAVNNRQMDEIWAMVKTPTPITIYP; this is encoded by the coding sequence ATGCGATACCTGACTCTTGCCCTGCTTTTACTGCTGCCGGCCCTGTCATACGCCACCGTGAAGCCGGTGGATATGGTGGTCGTTTACAAATCCAAGGGCCTGATGCAATTGAAACGCCACGGCAAGGTGGTGCGCAGCTACAAGGTCGTGTTCGGTGACAACCCGCGCGGCCACAAGGTCCGCCAGGGCGACGAGCGCACCCCCGAGGGCCGCTACACGCTGGACTGGAAGAATCCGCACAGCCGCTTCTACCGCTCCATCCATATCTCCTACCCGAACAAGGCCGACCGCGCCCACGCGGCCAAACTGGGGGTCAACCCGGGTGGCGACATCATGATTCACGGCATCAAGCCGGAGTGGAAGGGAATGGAGAAATACCTGTCGCGCATGAACTGGACGGACGGCTGTATCGCCGTGAACAACCGCCAGATGGACGAGATCTGGGCAATGGTGAAAACGCCGACGCCGATTACGATCTACCCCTGA
- the bioD gene encoding dethiobiotin synthase, giving the protein MTQTFFIAGTDTEVGKTFVTTALLASAATRGLKTAAVKPVASGCEQTADGLRNEDALALQAAMTEDLPYQQVNPIALEPAIAPHIAAAEAGRRLDLGRLAGVCRGVMSTAADLVLIEGAGGWRTPLGPRAFLSQLPRELNIPVILVVGMRLGCINHALLTAEAIRRDGLALAGWVANFPAAESMARPDENLATLQAILPAPLLGVLPFTEGGDYRSAAAHLDLDPLQLGSPE; this is encoded by the coding sequence GTGACCCAGACTTTCTTTATCGCGGGCACCGACACCGAAGTCGGCAAGACCTTTGTGACCACGGCGCTGCTGGCAAGTGCCGCAACGCGCGGCCTGAAAACCGCGGCGGTAAAACCGGTGGCCTCCGGCTGTGAACAGACCGCCGACGGCCTGCGCAACGAGGATGCGCTGGCGCTGCAGGCGGCGATGACCGAGGATCTGCCCTACCAGCAGGTGAACCCGATTGCACTGGAGCCGGCCATTGCGCCGCACATCGCCGCCGCCGAGGCCGGCCGGCGCCTGGACCTGGGGCGCCTGGCCGGTGTCTGCCGCGGGGTCATGTCCACCGCTGCCGACCTGGTGCTGATCGAGGGCGCCGGGGGCTGGCGCACGCCGCTGGGCCCGCGCGCGTTTCTGTCGCAGCTGCCGCGCGAGCTGAATATTCCGGTGATCCTGGTGGTGGGAATGCGCCTTGGCTGTATCAACCACGCGCTGCTGACCGCCGAGGCAATCCGTCGCGACGGCTTGGCGCTGGCGGGCTGGGTGGCGAATTTCCCTGCGGCGGAATCGATGGCGCGCCCGGACGAAAACCTGGCCACGCTGCAGGCCATACTGCCAGCGCCGCTGCTGGGGGTGCTGCCGTTTACCGAGGGCGGTGACTACCGCAGCGCGGCCGCCCATCTCGATCTGGATCCTCTCCAGCTCGGCTCCCCGGAGTAG
- a CDS encoding acyl-CoA dehydrogenase C-terminal domain-containing protein, with product MAEYKAPLREMNFLLHEVFAADELWAQLPGLAGAVDRETADAILEEMSKLAGNTLDPINRSGDEEGCQWNDGVVTTPAGFPEAYATFCEGGWGSLLGNPEYGGMGMPKMLGAQVEEMINAANISFALYPVLTAGACLAIDAHASEELKQKYLPNMYAGTWSGAMDLTEPHAGTDLGIIRTKAEPQDDGSYSITGSKIFITGGDQDLSENIIHLVLAKLPDAPKGPKGISLFLVPKFLVNEDGSVGEPNHVSCGSIEHKMGIKASATCAMNFDGAKGWLVGEVNKGLAAMFTMMNYERLGVGIQGLGASERSYQNALEYARDRVQSRSPAGAQQPDKAADPIIVHPDVRRMLLTQKALIGGARALSTYVAKWLDISKFGEGEEKKHAEAMVALLTPVAKAFFTDKGLECTIIGQQVFGGHGYIREWGQEQLVRDVRITQIYEGTNGIQALDLAGRKTVANGGAFFELFAADVQAFIDAQAGRADMAEFVQPLAAELQRLKDATAKMIAAAQQDPHAPGAASVEYLHLFGYVAYAYMWAMGAAVALPKAGDDDFYKGQVKTARFYFARLLPQAQALATSVNAGSATLMDLEQDLF from the coding sequence ATGGCCGAGTACAAAGCACCACTGCGGGAGATGAACTTCCTGCTGCACGAAGTGTTTGCTGCGGATGAACTCTGGGCACAGCTGCCCGGACTGGCCGGCGCGGTGGATCGCGAGACCGCCGATGCCATCCTGGAAGAAATGTCCAAGCTCGCCGGCAACACCCTGGACCCGATCAACCGCTCCGGCGACGAAGAGGGCTGCCAGTGGAATGACGGCGTGGTCACTACGCCCGCGGGCTTCCCGGAAGCCTACGCGACTTTCTGCGAGGGCGGCTGGGGTTCGCTGCTGGGTAACCCGGAGTACGGCGGCATGGGGATGCCGAAAATGCTCGGCGCCCAGGTCGAGGAAATGATCAACGCGGCCAATATTTCCTTCGCGCTGTATCCGGTGCTGACCGCCGGCGCCTGCCTGGCGATCGACGCCCACGCCAGCGAGGAGCTGAAACAGAAATACCTGCCGAACATGTATGCCGGTACCTGGTCCGGCGCGATGGACCTGACCGAGCCCCACGCTGGCACCGACCTCGGCATTATCCGCACCAAGGCCGAGCCGCAGGACGACGGCAGCTACAGCATTACCGGCAGCAAGATCTTTATCACCGGCGGCGACCAGGACCTGTCCGAGAACATCATTCACCTGGTGCTGGCCAAGCTGCCGGACGCGCCCAAGGGGCCGAAAGGAATCTCCCTGTTCCTGGTGCCCAAGTTCCTGGTCAACGAAGACGGCAGTGTCGGCGAGCCCAACCACGTCAGCTGCGGTTCCATTGAGCACAAGATGGGCATCAAGGCCTCGGCCACCTGCGCGATGAATTTCGATGGCGCCAAGGGCTGGCTGGTGGGCGAAGTGAACAAGGGCCTCGCGGCCATGTTCACGATGATGAACTACGAGCGCCTGGGTGTGGGTATCCAGGGCTTGGGCGCATCCGAGCGCTCCTACCAAAATGCCCTGGAATACGCTCGCGACCGCGTGCAGAGCCGCTCGCCGGCCGGTGCGCAGCAGCCGGACAAGGCCGCTGACCCGATCATCGTGCACCCCGACGTGCGCCGTATGCTGCTGACCCAGAAGGCGCTGATCGGTGGCGCCCGCGCGCTGTCCACCTATGTGGCCAAGTGGCTGGATATCTCCAAGTTCGGTGAGGGCGAAGAGAAGAAGCACGCGGAGGCGATGGTCGCGCTGCTCACGCCGGTGGCCAAGGCCTTCTTTACCGACAAGGGCCTCGAGTGCACCATCATTGGCCAGCAGGTGTTCGGCGGCCACGGCTACATTCGCGAGTGGGGTCAGGAGCAGCTGGTGCGCGACGTGCGCATTACCCAGATCTACGAGGGCACCAACGGTATCCAGGCGCTGGACCTGGCCGGGCGCAAGACCGTCGCCAACGGCGGCGCCTTCTTCGAGCTGTTTGCCGCCGACGTGCAGGCATTTATCGACGCCCAGGCCGGCCGCGCCGACATGGCCGAGTTCGTGCAGCCGCTGGCGGCGGAACTGCAGCGCCTCAAGGACGCCACCGCGAAGATGATCGCCGCCGCGCAGCAAGACCCGCACGCGCCCGGCGCCGCCTCGGTGGAATACCTGCACCTGTTTGGCTACGTGGCCTATGCCTATATGTGGGCGATGGGGGCTGCCGTGGCGCTGCCCAAGGCCGGCGACGACGATTTCTACAAAGGCCAGGTCAAGACCGCGCGCTTTTACTTCGCGCGCCTGCTGCCCCAGGCCCAGGCGCTGGCCACCAGTGTCAATGCCGGCAGCGCGACCCTGATGGACCTGGAACAGGACCTGTTCTGA
- a CDS encoding DUF3094 family protein yields the protein MSDSPEPRPDQRLSAEDQVKVDNYLQSGVNSVERKPFRPWLLLGVILVVMTLLSLLSYFIARVKGVV from the coding sequence ATGTCCGATTCTCCCGAGCCCCGCCCCGATCAACGACTGTCCGCCGAAGACCAGGTCAAGGTGGACAACTACCTGCAGAGCGGCGTCAACAGCGTGGAGCGCAAGCCGTTCCGCCCGTGGCTGCTGCTGGGGGTGATCCTGGTGGTGATGACGCTGCTGTCGCTGCTCAGCTACTTTATCGCGCGGGTCAAAGGGGTGGTCTAA